Proteins encoded by one window of Streptomyces clavuligerus:
- a CDS encoding 4'-phosphopantetheinyl transferase superfamily protein produces the protein MTARRGTASRPSFGEPVKISGRDGAWDRVRADLEQHSVAVLHARLADWQPDQTGGPRLRALLGRDWERYLEMTHPDVRTRFAASRVLLKFAAAVALRVPPQVIELGYGPTGRPYLRGCDAVDISLSHTEDLLLIGLTTRGLIGVDAERADRPLYTRGLHRHVCTPHELGALSRLAPEERGPALVRLWTLKEAYSKAIGQGLRFRFTDFGFGPDGRLDRVLTPDGAPGTGVEWEFRTFSVDGGYAVSVAVSDTGLGGVEDTAAGTMLDPHVVALLTETLAEEPPDTADSPAGAGGPDLPGSWGPPGAWDPPSAPGPVRPSAPPVPVGSRAAAEAAPVPMAPAAPVGTAGERGGWARDAFAV, from the coding sequence ATGACGGCGCGGAGGGGGACGGCTTCCAGACCCTCGTTCGGGGAGCCGGTCAAGATCTCCGGACGTGACGGCGCCTGGGACCGGGTGCGCGCCGACCTGGAGCAGCACTCGGTCGCGGTCCTGCACGCCCGGCTCGCCGACTGGCAGCCCGACCAGACCGGCGGGCCCCGGCTGCGGGCGCTGCTGGGGCGGGACTGGGAACGCTATCTGGAGATGACGCACCCGGATGTGCGGACGCGGTTCGCCGCGTCACGGGTGCTGCTGAAGTTCGCCGCCGCGGTGGCGCTCCGGGTGCCGCCCCAGGTCATCGAGTTGGGGTACGGGCCCACGGGCCGCCCCTATCTGCGCGGTTGCGACGCCGTCGACATCAGCCTCAGCCACACCGAGGATCTGCTGCTGATCGGGCTGACCACGCGCGGGCTGATCGGGGTGGACGCGGAACGGGCGGACCGCCCGCTGTACACCCGCGGTCTGCACCGTCATGTGTGTACACCCCATGAACTGGGGGCGCTGTCCCGGCTGGCGCCCGAGGAGCGCGGTCCCGCGCTGGTCCGGCTGTGGACGCTCAAGGAGGCGTACAGCAAGGCGATCGGGCAGGGGCTGCGCTTCCGTTTCACGGACTTCGGCTTCGGGCCCGACGGCCGTCTCGACCGGGTGCTGACGCCCGACGGGGCGCCCGGCACCGGGGTGGAGTGGGAGTTCCGCACCTTCTCGGTGGACGGCGGCTACGCCGTCAGCGTCGCGGTGAGCGACACCGGTCTCGGCGGGGTCGAGGACACGGCCGCCGGGACCATGCTCGATCCCCATGTGGTGGCGCTGCTGACCGAGACCCTGGCGGAGGAACCTCCGGACACGGCGGACTCCCCGGCGGGAGCGGGCGGACCGGATCTCCCGGGGTCGTGGGGCCCGCCCGGGGCCTGGGACCCGCCATCGGCACCGGGGCCGGTACGGCCGTCGGCACCGCCGGTGCCGGTGGGGTCGCGGGCCGCCGCGGAGGCCGCCCCGGTCCCGATGGCTCCCGCGGCGCCGGTGGGCACCGCGGGTGAACGGGGCGGCTGGGCGCGGGACGCGTTCGCGGTCTGA